The sequence ATCCTTTGATGATTTATTAGCGGATGTTGGATCTGTTCCTGTAGGATCAAATGGGTTATTGTTTACCCCTTATATAGTTGGTGAAAGGACACCACATGCAGATGCGACGATTCGTGCTAGCTTTATCGGTATGGATAGTGCCCATCAACGAAAAGATTTTGTGCGTGCGGTGCTCGAAGGCATCACATTTTCATTGAATGAATCAATTGAGATTTTCCGAAGTAGTGGGAAAAAAATCGATACAATTGTTTCAATTGGTGGCGGTGCGAAAAATGAAGTGTGGCTTCAAATACAAGCCGATATTTTTGACGCTACAATTGTCAGACTTGAAAGTGAGCAAGGACCTGGTATGGGGGCAGCTATGTTAGCAGCCTATGGATGTGACTGGTTTGATTCACTCCAGCAATGCGCGGATACATTTTTAAAGATTGACAAACAGTTTGTACCAAACCGAGAATATGTGGCGAAATATAAAAAGATGTTTGTTCTTTATCAAGAGATTTACAGTCAAACAAAAGATATTAACAAAAAGATTATGGAGTTTCGTGATTAATAAAAAATTGGCAGAATCTTTATATTTTTTAAGGAGGAAGAAACATGAAGAAAATAGGGTTACAATTCTGGTCAATTCGAGAAGAGATGGAAGAGGATTTATTGGGAATGATTGAAAAGGTAGCGGAAATGGGCTATACAGGTGCACAATTTGCAGGATTCTTCAATCATACGGCTGAAGAGGTTAAGGCGAAGATGGATGAAGTAGGTATTATAGCGGCAGGTGCACATGTTCAGATTACTGATCTCGAAAACAATCTGGATGAGACGTTGAAATACCATGAAACGATTGGCAACGATTTAATTATCGTTCCTTATCTACCAGAAAATATGCGGACAACTGCTGAAGATTATAAACGAACAGCTGCATTATTAAATACTATTGGTGAAAAGGTGCATGCTAAAGGATTTACATTAGGTTATCATAACCATGATTTTGAATTTGACGTGTTTGACGGGAAAACAGGATTAGAAATTCTCTTTGACAATACGGATGAAAATCATTTGAAAATGGAATTAGATTGCTTCTGGGCAGCTTATACGGGAAATAATCCAGTAGAGGTTATTGAAAAATACGGAAACCGATGTGTGTCATTGCATATTAAAGATATGAAGGTTGAAGGAAATCAATCTATATCTACAGAGCTAGGCACTGGAACATTGCCATTAGCGGATTATATTCAAAAGGGGCAAGAGTATAACGTAAGATGGTTTATTGCTGAACAAGAACATTTCACAAAGGGTCCAGTAGAAAGTGCAGCGCAAAATGCTACAGAACTTAGTGCTATTATCGGTAAATGATAATAATTTAGTCCAGGGAGGAAATTGAAGATGAGTCGCTTGAAAATAGGTGTAATTGGGTGTGGAAGTATCGCCAGGCTTAGGCACCTACCTGAATATGCCGCAAATAAGAAGGTAGAAATTGTTGCTGTATGTGACATTGTTGAGAACCGTGCAACAGAAACCGCGGAAATATATAATGCTAAAGCGTATACAAATTATGAAGAGCTACTTGCAGATAGTAGTATTGATGCGATAAGTGTTTGTCTACCAAACTATTTACATGCAGCTGTTTCCATTGCTGCATCAAATGCCGGTATGCATGTGTTATGTGAAAAGCCAATGGCAACTTCACGTGAAGAAGCACAGCAGATGATTGAAGCTGCAAGTGTTGCTAACAAAAAACTAATGATTGGGCATAACCAACGTTTTGTTTCCTCGCATGAAAAGGCAAGGCAGCTCATTGCTAATGGCGAGCTTGGGAAAATTTACAGCTTCCGTACCGCATTTGGTCATCCAGGACCAGAGGCTTGGAGTATTGATGGGCGTAATAGTTGGTTCTTTAATAAGGAACAAGCATTTATTGGCGCAATGGGTGACTTAGGTGTTCACAAAACAGATTTGATGCGCTATTTACTAGGTGAAGAATTTGTTGAGGTCGCTGGATTCGTTGAAACAAATGCCAAAGAAAACACAGATATTGATGACAACGCTGTTTGTATTTTGAAGTCTGAAAGCGGGATTATTGGCACACTTGCGGCAAGCTGGGCCTACACCGCGCAATCTGATAATTCAACGATTATTTACGGGGAAAAAGCAATACTTCGGTTGGAAGACGATCCGCAGTATTCACTAATTGTGCACTATACAAATGGTGAAGTTGTAAAGTATGAATTGGGTGCGATTCAATCAAATGAAGAAGGTGGTCAGCATACCTCACATGTGATTGATCATTTTGTATCAGCAATTATCAATGATACAGATGTGCTTGTATCCGGAGAAGAGGGGATGAAATCACTGGAAGTCGTCCTAGCAGCCTTAAAGTCCCATCAAAATAAAACAATTGAAAAAGTCTAACAGAAGAAGATTCAGTAGGAGGTACTACTTATGAAACTAGGCGTATTCGCGGTGTTATTCGCAGAAAAATCATTTGAAGACATGCTAGATCATGTGAAAAATGCTGGCGTAGAAGCGATTGAAATAGGGACAGGTGGCTATCCAGGGGATGCTCATTGTAATGTTGATGAGCTACTAGCTAGTGAAGACAAGCGTAAGGAGTATTTGGATAAAGTGCAGTCGCGAGGACTGATGATTAGCGCGTTCAGCTGCCACAATAATCCCATTTCACCTGATGAAAAAGTGGCACAAAATGCACATGAAACACTCGTGAAAACGATAAAACTTGCTGGATTACTAGGCGTGCCAGTTGTCAATACATTTTCAGGAATACCAGGTGCTCATGAGGAGTCTAAGCTGCCAAGCTGGCCGGTTTCCCCGTGGCCAACGGAGTACTCGGATATTTACAACTGGCAATGGGAACAAAAACTGATTCCTTATTGGAGAGAGATAGGGAAGTTGGCAGAAGATAGCGGTGTGAAAATTGGTATCGAACTTCACGGTGGTTTTTCCGTGCATACCCCGTATACGCTGTTGAAATTAAGAGAGGCAACTTCACCTGCCATTGGAGCTAATTTAGATCCAAGTCATCTATGGTGGCAGGGGATTGACCCAGTCGCAGCGATTAAAATTTTAGGCAAAGAAAATGCTATACATCAC comes from Sporosarcina sp. FSL K6-3457 and encodes:
- a CDS encoding sugar phosphate isomerase/epimerase family protein — protein: MKKIGLQFWSIREEMEEDLLGMIEKVAEMGYTGAQFAGFFNHTAEEVKAKMDEVGIIAAGAHVQITDLENNLDETLKYHETIGNDLIIVPYLPENMRTTAEDYKRTAALLNTIGEKVHAKGFTLGYHNHDFEFDVFDGKTGLEILFDNTDENHLKMELDCFWAAYTGNNPVEVIEKYGNRCVSLHIKDMKVEGNQSISTELGTGTLPLADYIQKGQEYNVRWFIAEQEHFTKGPVESAAQNATELSAIIGK
- a CDS encoding Gfo/Idh/MocA family protein, which translates into the protein MSRLKIGVIGCGSIARLRHLPEYAANKKVEIVAVCDIVENRATETAEIYNAKAYTNYEELLADSSIDAISVCLPNYLHAAVSIAASNAGMHVLCEKPMATSREEAQQMIEAASVANKKLMIGHNQRFVSSHEKARQLIANGELGKIYSFRTAFGHPGPEAWSIDGRNSWFFNKEQAFIGAMGDLGVHKTDLMRYLLGEEFVEVAGFVETNAKENTDIDDNAVCILKSESGIIGTLAASWAYTAQSDNSTIIYGEKAILRLEDDPQYSLIVHYTNGEVVKYELGAIQSNEEGGQHTSHVIDHFVSAIINDTDVLVSGEEGMKSLEVVLAALKSHQNKTIEKV
- a CDS encoding sugar phosphate isomerase/epimerase family protein is translated as MKLGVFAVLFAEKSFEDMLDHVKNAGVEAIEIGTGGYPGDAHCNVDELLASEDKRKEYLDKVQSRGLMISAFSCHNNPISPDEKVAQNAHETLVKTIKLAGLLGVPVVNTFSGIPGAHEESKLPSWPVSPWPTEYSDIYNWQWEQKLIPYWREIGKLAEDSGVKIGIELHGGFSVHTPYTLLKLREATSPAIGANLDPSHLWWQGIDPVAAIKILGKENAIHHFHAKDTFIDQDNVNMHGLTDMQSYGDVQTRAWTFRSVGCGHSIREWSDMMSTLRTYGYDYVVSIEHEDPLMSIDEGFSRAVANLKSVVIKNQPADMWWV